A DNA window from Aquarana catesbeiana isolate 2022-GZ linkage group LG01, ASM4218655v1, whole genome shotgun sequence contains the following coding sequences:
- the LOC141103934 gene encoding E3 SUMO-protein ligase ZBED1-like yields MAEGDQKDREIKNAPSFLKANIWAHFGFYEHEQTNGKLELDKSYTVCKACHTKIKYLGNTTNMRNHASRFHSEMLTPATTTTTNAAKSIDRAQPRIDAILSTLPPNSEKGKRITKAVAAFIAKDLRPYSVVENTGFRYLLKTIEPRYKIPSRSHFTENVIPALYHETKAQIIASMSQASRVAITCDSWTSVTTESYVTITAHYVKEWKILSHVLQTRAIYESHTGAHLAELLSRVVEEWQLSDKSVVLVTDNASNMIVAAQVGKFPHVKCFAHTLNLASQRALKVATLSRLLGRVRRISTFFHRSTRASHCLKEKQKCLGLKNHKLITDVPTRWNSAYDMVERFLEQQPAVCATLLSPEVRRGESDLCTLNETDVSNAEDAVRALKPMKDATMLMSEERNPTVSLIAPLNAQLLQSMTDTMGDTPMIHEIKNAIRTDLQKRYSSEAEKKILHTASALDPRFKGLPFILTEEERLEIYKGVTEEAASLEITSRRTHEEEDQVPLPRRKETLEEEESSPVEDNHSPSPPKRKARSLLMSLLGQSFTDTEGTIEPKTPYAKAEEEMEKYCKAPPLPLTEDPLNWWCEHEVIFPLLSQLSKQYLCIPGTSVSAERVFSTAGDVVTAKRSALKPEHVDQLVFLQKNLHIPKS; encoded by the exons atggcagaaggagACCAAAAAGACCGAGAGATAAAAAATGCACCTAGCTTTTTAAAAGCAAACATCTGGGCACATTTTGGCTTTTATGAACATGAACAAACAAATGGGAAGCTTGAATTGGACAAGTCATACACCGTGTGTAAAGCCTGTCAcacaaaaattaaatatctagggaatACTACTAATATGAGAAACCACGCTAGCCGTTTTCACTCAGAGATGCTAAcacctgccaccaccaccaccaccaatgccgCCAAGTCAATAGACCGAGCTCAGCCAAGAATTGATGCAATACTCTCAACTTTGCCGCCCAACTCTGAAAAGGGGAAGAGAATAACAAAAGCTGTGGCAGCTTTCATAGCTAAGGACCTTCGCCCTTACTCTGTTGTGGAGAACACTGGGTTTCGCTACCTGTTGAAGACGATAGAGCCGCGTTACAAGATCCCATCACgaagtcactttacagaaaatgttatacctgcactctaccacgaaaCTAAAGCTCAGATAATTGCGTCAATGAGCCAAGCAAGTCGAGTCGCAATAACGTGTGATTCATGGACTTCAGTCACGACAGAGTCTTATGTTACAATAACAGCACATTACGTTAAGGAGTGGAAGATCTTGTCGCATGTGCTGCAAACGAGAGCCATTTATGagtctcacacaggtgctcatcTGGCAGAGCTACTGTCTCGTGTTGTGGAAGAATGGCAACTGTCCGATAAATCTGTAGTGCTTGTGACCGACAACGCGTCAAACATGATTGTTGCAGCTCAAGTTGGCAAATTTCCCCATGTGAAATGCTTCGCCCATACACTAAACCTTGCATCCCAGCGAGCGCTGAAAGTGGCCACACTCTCCAGGCTTCTTGGCAGAGTGCGACGGATATCCACATTCTTTCACCGCAGCACTAGAGCAAGCCACTGTCTAAAAGAGAAACAGAAATGTCTTGGCCTGAAGAATCATAAGCTGATAACTGATGTGCCAACAAGATGGAACAGCGCATATGACATGGTCGAGAGGTTCTTAGAACAACAACCTGCAGTCTGTGCCACCTTGCTGTCTCCAGAAGTCAGAAGAGGAGAGTCCGATCTCTGCACTCTCAATGAAACAGATGTGTCAAATGCAGAGGATGCTGTGCGTGCATTAAAGCCAATGAAGGATGCAACCATGCTGATGTCAGAAGAGCGCAATCCAACAGTTTCTCTCATTGCCCCTCTAAATGCACAACTCctccagagcatgacagacacCATGGGAGACACACCCATGATCCATGAGATCAAGAATGCCATCAGAACAGATCTTCAGAAGAGGTACAGCAGTGAGGCAGAGAAGAAGATCCTTCATACAGCCTCTGCACTGGATCCTCGCTTTAAGGGACTGCCTTTTATCCTCACAGAGGAGGAGAGATTGGAGATATACAAAGGAGTGACTGAGGAGGCTGCATCCTTGGAG ATTACATCTAGGAGGACACATGAGGAGGAGGATCAAGTGCCACTGCCAAGAAGAAAAGAAACTCTGGAAGAAGAAGAAAGTTCACCCGTCGAGGAcaaccattctccatctcctcccaaAAGAAAGGCCAGATCGCTGCTCATGAGTTTGCTGGGACAGTCTTTCACTGACACTGAAGGTACAATAGAACCTAAGACCCCCTATGCCAAGGCTGAAGAGGAAATGGAAAAATATTGTAAAGCCCCACCTCTGCCTCTCACTGAGGACCCTTTGAACTGGTGGTGTGAGCATGAGGTCATATTTCCCCTCCTTTCCCAGCTGTCAAAGCAATACTTGTGTATCCCAGGCACAAGCGTGTCTGCAGAGCgggttttctccactgcaggagatGTGGTAACTGCAAAAAGAAGCGCACTCAAACCAGAGCATGTGGATCAACTAGTGTTCTTACAGAAAAATCTACACATTCCCAAATCCTGA